The following proteins come from a genomic window of Rutidosis leptorrhynchoides isolate AG116_Rl617_1_P2 chromosome 10, CSIRO_AGI_Rlap_v1, whole genome shotgun sequence:
- the LOC139873328 gene encoding protein N-terminal glutamine amidohydrolase, with protein MASTHNSDYSASSIASQFHYTPSYCEENIYLLCKKLCEDGIADVSELFVVFISNENKHIPLWHQKASHRADGIILWDYHVICIQKRKGEFVDRVWDLDTSLPCPSTLSSYVSECIRPSFELFSEFQRVFRIVHAPVFLRYFASDRRHMKDSEGNWTSPPPEYQVIVAEDGTVHNLNQYIDMSSKDLLKDLEQDTINAVFTKQLGVLVGESQLEQFFSCIDSS; from the exons ATGGCTTCTACTCATAATTCAGATTATTCTGCTTCATCAATTGCTTCTCAATTTCATTACACTCCTTCTTACTG cgaagaaaatatatatttgctCTGCAAGAAGCTATGCGAGGATGGAATAGCTGATGTGTCGGAACTCTTTGTTGTCTTCATCTCCAATGAGAATAAGCAT ATACCGTTGTGGCATCAGAAAGCTAGCCACAGAGCTGATGGAATAATTTTATGGGATTATCATGTAATATGCATTCAG AAAAGAAAAGGAGAATTTGTTGATCGAGTATGGGATTTAGATACAAGTCTTCCTTGCCCATCAACCTTATCATCCTACGTATCAGAATGTATCAGGCCATCTTTCGAGCTATTTTCTGAATTTCAACG GGTGTTTCGGATAGTGCATGCTCCCGTATTTCTTCGTTATTTTGCATCTGATCGGAGACATATGAAGGATTCTGAAGGAAATTGGACATCTCCTCCACCCGAGTACCAAGTCATAGTAGCCGAAG ATGGAACTGTGCACAACCTAAACCAGTACATTGACATGTCATCAAAAGATTTGTTGAAAGATCTTGAACAAGACACCATCAATGCAGTTTTCACCAAACAATTAGGTGTATTAGTAGGCGAGAGTCAGTTGGAGCAATTCTTCTCTTGCATTGATAGTTCGTAA